The proteins below are encoded in one region of Brevundimonas fontaquae:
- a CDS encoding DNA polymerase III subunit gamma/tau — protein sequence MTDSDTNLDGPPWEEDDVAPRDENTNDMFGAPAAAPEPVVAPAAAPVAKPAPAEVEAHVDDGAAYQVLARKYRPRTFEDLIGQEAMVRTLTNAFATGRIAHAFMLTGVRGVGKTTTARLLARALNNETDVIDKPSLTLTAHGRHDAAIMAGQHMDVMEMDAASHTGVNDIRDILESVRYAPVEARYKVYVLDEVHMLSTQAFNALLKTLEEPPPHAKFIFATTEIRKVPVTILSRCQRFDLRRVEPEILVEHLGRIADREGMKIETDALALISRAAEGSVRDGLSLLDQALVQAERGETVKTETVRDMLGLADRTQTIALFESVMAGRTPEALESFRTLYGFGADPVQVTNDLLEHCHAASVAKMLGPNATRLPNDQAQKLAVLGAAIPAATLSRTWQMLLKALDEVRRAPNPADAVEMAIVRLAYAADLPGPEEALKRLQSGEPMGGGSAPRGGGGGGGGGTSAQLAARPVMAPALPDPQTFEQVVALIGEKREVGLQMDVERYVKPVSFKPGAIVYESVQGAPIELARKLSARLREWTGRTWLIAANGQGGAETVIEIQKKARAAERAEVEANPFVQAVLQAFPGAKLGEIKTIAPTVVTPEIPDVVEDDDED from the coding sequence ATGACGGACAGCGACACGAATCTCGACGGCCCGCCCTGGGAAGAGGACGACGTCGCCCCGCGCGACGAGAATACCAATGACATGTTCGGCGCGCCTGCCGCGGCACCCGAGCCGGTCGTGGCGCCCGCTGCCGCCCCCGTCGCCAAGCCCGCGCCTGCCGAAGTCGAAGCCCACGTCGATGACGGCGCCGCCTATCAGGTGCTGGCGCGCAAATACCGGCCGCGCACCTTCGAGGACCTGATCGGGCAGGAGGCGATGGTGCGCACCCTGACCAACGCCTTCGCCACGGGCCGCATTGCCCACGCCTTCATGCTGACGGGCGTGCGCGGCGTCGGCAAGACGACCACCGCCCGCCTGTTGGCCCGCGCCCTGAACAACGAAACCGACGTCATCGACAAGCCGTCGCTGACCCTGACCGCCCACGGCCGGCACGACGCCGCCATCATGGCCGGCCAGCATATGGATGTGATGGAGATGGACGCGGCGTCGCACACCGGCGTCAACGACATCCGCGACATTCTGGAAAGCGTCCGCTATGCGCCCGTCGAGGCGCGCTACAAGGTCTATGTGCTGGACGAGGTCCACATGCTGTCGACGCAGGCGTTCAACGCCCTGTTGAAGACGCTGGAAGAGCCGCCGCCCCACGCCAAATTCATCTTCGCCACCACCGAGATCCGCAAGGTGCCGGTGACGATCCTGAGCCGCTGCCAGCGCTTCGACCTGCGCCGGGTCGAGCCGGAAATCCTGGTCGAACACCTGGGCCGGATCGCCGACCGCGAAGGCATGAAGATCGAGACCGACGCGCTGGCTCTGATCTCGCGCGCGGCCGAGGGGTCGGTGCGAGACGGTCTGTCGCTGCTGGACCAGGCCTTGGTTCAGGCCGAGCGCGGCGAGACGGTCAAGACCGAGACGGTGCGCGACATGCTGGGTCTGGCCGACCGCACCCAGACCATCGCCCTGTTCGAAAGCGTCATGGCGGGTCGCACGCCCGAGGCGCTGGAGAGTTTCCGCACCCTCTACGGCTTCGGCGCCGATCCGGTGCAGGTGACCAACGACCTGTTGGAACATTGCCACGCCGCCTCGGTCGCCAAGATGCTGGGCCCGAACGCGACCCGCCTGCCCAACGATCAGGCGCAGAAGCTGGCGGTCCTGGGCGCGGCCATTCCGGCGGCGACCTTGTCGCGCACCTGGCAGATGCTGCTGAAGGCGCTGGACGAGGTGCGGCGCGCGCCCAATCCGGCCGATGCGGTCGAGATGGCCATCGTGCGCCTGGCCTATGCCGCCGATCTGCCGGGACCGGAGGAGGCGCTGAAGCGGCTGCAGTCCGGTGAACCGATGGGCGGCGGCTCGGCCCCGCGTGGTGGCGGTGGTGGAGGCGGCGGCGGAACTTCGGCGCAGCTGGCCGCGCGGCCGGTGATGGCCCCCGCCCTGCCCGATCCGCAGACCTTCGAACAGGTCGTCGCCCTGATCGGCGAGAAGCGCGAGGTCGGGCTTCAGATGGATGTGGAGCGGTATGTGAAGCCGGTCTCGTTCAAGCCCGGCGCCATCGTCTATGAAAGCGTCCAGGGCGCGCCCATCGAACTGGCGCGCAAGCTGTCGGCCCGCCTGCGCGAATGGACCGGTCGCACCTGGCTGATCGCCGCCAATGGCCAAGGCGGGGCCGAGACGGTCATCGAGATCCAGAAAAAGGCCCGCGCCGCCGAACGCGCCGAGGTCGAGGCCAATCCCTTCGTCCAGGCGGTGCTTCAGGCCTTCCCCGGCGCCAAGCTGGGCGAGATCAAGACCATCGCCCCGACAGTGGTCACCCCGGAAATTCCCGACGTGGTCGAGGACGACGACGAGGACTGA
- a CDS encoding ActR/PrrA/RegA family redox response regulator transcription factor, which translates to MSELEARIAALPDKSLLLLDDDQALRTRMGRALEARGFQVTTAESVAEAMQRLREKAPAFAVLDMRLEDGNGLKIVEAVREKREDARIVMVTGYGAIATAVAAVKAGAVDYLSKPADADDVVKALLATGDSPEPPENPMSADRVRWEHIQRVYELCDHNVSETARRLGMHRRTLQRILAKRAPR; encoded by the coding sequence ATGTCAGAACTCGAAGCCCGCATCGCCGCCCTGCCCGACAAGTCCCTGCTGCTGCTGGATGATGACCAGGCCCTGCGCACCCGGATGGGGCGGGCGCTGGAGGCGCGCGGCTTTCAGGTGACGACCGCTGAATCCGTCGCCGAGGCGATGCAGCGGCTGCGCGAAAAGGCCCCGGCCTTCGCCGTGCTCGACATGCGGCTTGAGGACGGCAACGGCCTGAAGATCGTCGAAGCGGTGCGTGAGAAGCGCGAGGACGCCCGCATCGTCATGGTGACCGGCTACGGCGCCATCGCCACGGCGGTGGCGGCGGTCAAGGCCGGCGCCGTCGACTATCTGTCCAAGCCCGCCGACGCGGATGATGTGGTCAAGGCCCTGCTCGCCACCGGCGACTCGCCCGAACCGCCCGAAAACCCGATGAGCGCCGACCGGGTCCGCTGGGAACATATCCAGCGCGTCTATGAGCTGTGCGACCACAATGTCTCGGAGACGGCGCGCCGCCTGGGCATGCACCGCCGCACCCTGCAACGCATCCTGGCCAAGCGCGCGCCGCGATAG
- a CDS encoding ActS/PrrB/RegB family redox-sensitive histidine kinase, producing MTSTEARMAPHGASSSEPLNGWSDAPRRGRGFSLRTLIVLRWLTIIGQSAAILTAHQGLHFPLPLWPCLIVIAISAAVNVGAMARVRRLEASLPDGRTTAIHLGFDIFQLGVLLALTGGLENPFCLLLVAPVTIAAAALPARQALMLGVLALIAVGVLFFWSEPLPWRPHENFHLPTLYRLGMAMALVTGVVFTAGYAWRVAADAEKLELALATTQDVLQREQRLAALGGLAAAAAHELGTPLATIQVVAKELQRASAPDSDAAEDAALILQQAERCRGILTQLSQQPEGDDALYADVSLKALLEEVVEPHRGFDLAFDVLVKTPPGQPAPRVRRMPEVIHGLSTLVENAADFAKTTVRVQAVVDAGWIEIEILDDGPGFAGDILPRLGEPYVTSRPQGKARQALAAQIAAAARPSKPRATVEPPIAPSQGGMGLGFFIARTLLERTGGSVSVGQGLPQSEAKAAPRGARVAVRWARPALEVAA from the coding sequence GTGACCTCGACAGAAGCCCGCATGGCGCCGCACGGCGCATCATCTTCGGAGCCGTTGAACGGCTGGAGCGATGCGCCGCGTCGCGGTCGGGGGTTTTCGCTGCGGACCCTGATCGTTCTGCGCTGGCTGACGATCATCGGCCAGAGCGCCGCGATCCTGACGGCGCATCAGGGGCTGCATTTTCCCCTGCCGCTCTGGCCGTGCCTGATCGTCATCGCGATTAGTGCGGCGGTGAACGTGGGGGCGATGGCGCGGGTGCGCCGGCTGGAGGCCAGCCTGCCCGATGGGCGCACGACGGCGATCCACCTTGGCTTCGACATCTTCCAGCTGGGCGTGCTGCTGGCTCTGACCGGCGGGCTGGAGAATCCGTTCTGTCTGCTGCTGGTCGCCCCCGTCACCATCGCGGCGGCGGCCCTGCCGGCGCGTCAGGCCCTGATGCTGGGCGTGCTGGCCCTGATCGCGGTCGGGGTGCTGTTTTTCTGGTCCGAGCCCCTACCGTGGCGACCGCACGAGAACTTCCACCTGCCGACGCTGTATCGCCTCGGCATGGCCATGGCCCTGGTGACCGGCGTGGTCTTCACCGCCGGCTACGCCTGGCGGGTGGCGGCCGATGCGGAGAAGCTGGAACTGGCCCTGGCGACCACCCAGGACGTGCTGCAACGCGAACAAAGGCTGGCGGCGCTGGGCGGGCTGGCGGCCGCGGCGGCGCACGAACTGGGCACGCCGCTGGCGACCATTCAGGTGGTGGCCAAGGAGCTTCAGCGCGCCTCGGCCCCCGACAGCGACGCGGCCGAGGATGCGGCCCTTATCCTGCAACAGGCCGAACGGTGCCGGGGCATCCTGACCCAGCTGTCGCAACAACCCGAGGGCGACGACGCCCTGTATGCCGACGTCTCGCTGAAGGCCCTGCTGGAAGAGGTGGTGGAGCCGCACCGGGGCTTCGACCTGGCCTTTGATGTTCTGGTCAAGACGCCGCCGGGTCAGCCCGCGCCGCGCGTGCGCCGGATGCCCGAGGTGATCCACGGCCTGTCCACCCTGGTCGAGAACGCCGCCGATTTCGCCAAGACGACGGTGCGGGTCCAGGCGGTGGTGGACGCCGGCTGGATCGAGATCGAGATTCTGGACGACGGGCCGGGCTTCGCTGGCGACATCCTGCCCCGGCTGGGCGAGCCCTATGTGACCAGTCGGCCCCAGGGCAAGGCGCGCCAGGCCCTGGCCGCCCAGATCGCCGCCGCCGCCCGTCCGTCCAAACCTCGTGCAACGGTCGAGCCGCCCATCGCCCCCAGTCAGGGCGGCATGGGCCTGGGCTTCTTCATCGCCCGCACCCTGCTGGAGCGGACCGGCGGCTCGGTCAGCGTGGGTCAGGGCCTGCCGCAATCGGAGGCCAAGGCGGCCCCCCGTGGCGCGCGCGTGGCGGTGCGCTGGGCGCGGCCGGCGCTGGAGGTCGCGGCGTGA
- a CDS encoding SCO family protein has translation MPRRSILLFAGACIAIAVALAIITVVVVSGRAPTSDGAEVTSTGQPLVGGDFKLVNQDGRPVDQTMLNGKWSLVFFGFTYCPEFCPTTLAELGAVQQRLGDKADNLQIVFVSIDPARDTPQALKDYLSSDGFPKGTIGLTGTPEQVATAAKAYRAFYQKVGEGEGYTMNHSLTVYLMGPDGKFRTAVADGIGPDKTTRIIEQAMARG, from the coding sequence ATGCCGCGTCGTTCCATCCTGCTGTTCGCGGGCGCCTGCATCGCCATCGCCGTGGCGCTGGCCATCATCACCGTCGTGGTGGTCAGCGGCAGGGCGCCGACGTCGGACGGCGCCGAGGTGACGTCGACCGGCCAGCCCCTCGTCGGCGGCGACTTCAAACTGGTCAATCAGGATGGGCGGCCCGTCGATCAGACGATGCTGAACGGCAAATGGAGCCTGGTCTTCTTCGGCTTCACCTACTGCCCCGAGTTCTGCCCGACCACCCTGGCCGAGCTGGGCGCGGTGCAGCAGCGGCTGGGCGACAAGGCGGACAATCTGCAGATCGTCTTCGTCAGCATCGACCCCGCACGCGACACGCCCCAGGCGCTTAAGGACTATCTGTCATCCGACGGCTTTCCCAAGGGGACCATCGGCCTGACCGGCACGCCCGAACAGGTGGCGACCGCCGCCAAGGCCTACCGCGCCTTCTATCAGAAGGTCGGCGAGGGCGAGGGCTATACGATGAACCACTCCCTGACCGTCTATCTGATGGGCCCGGACGGCAAGTTCCGCACCGCCGTCGCCGATGGAATAGGCCCAGACAAGACAACCAGGATCATCGAACAGGCGATGGCGCGGGGTTAG
- a CDS encoding polyhydroxyalkanoate depolymerase: protein MLYAFHELAYQSALPFRVGAQLARSFWTSPFNPAADTAIGRTAYASAELFESVTRRYGKPAWKLETIDIGGKPVRTTEQVIWQSPWCRLVRFARNIGDLKRAKKPASGPAVLIVAPLSGHYATLLRGTVEAFLQDHDVYVTDWVNARQVPMLEGRFDFFDYIDHVRLMLAEIGGRAHVVGVCQPGPPVLAAGAVMAEDEDENRPLSMTFMGSPIDARLSPTVTNQLAEEKPFTWFKSNMIHTVPLPYAGFGRRVYPGFVQLYSFMSMNEDRHRDAHWNYFNSLIAGDGDGVEKHEEFYDEYLSVLDLTEEFYLQTIDIVFQQHLLARGLLEHRGRKVDLSRITDIGLMTVEGEKDDISGVGQTQAAHGLCPNIPEDRRVLYVQPGVGHYGVFNGRRFRDEIYPRVRDFIAQNEAAGGVPQRSAAAA from the coding sequence ATGCTCTACGCCTTTCATGAACTCGCCTACCAGTCGGCCCTGCCGTTCCGGGTCGGTGCGCAACTGGCCCGCAGCTTCTGGACCTCGCCGTTCAACCCGGCGGCCGACACCGCCATCGGCCGCACGGCCTACGCCTCGGCCGAACTGTTCGAGAGCGTGACGCGGCGCTACGGCAAGCCGGCCTGGAAGCTGGAAACCATCGACATCGGCGGCAAGCCGGTGCGCACCACCGAACAGGTGATCTGGCAGAGCCCGTGGTGTCGCCTGGTCCGCTTCGCCCGCAACATCGGCGATCTGAAGCGCGCCAAGAAGCCCGCCTCCGGCCCGGCCGTCCTGATCGTGGCCCCGCTATCGGGCCACTACGCCACCCTGCTGCGCGGCACGGTCGAGGCCTTCCTTCAGGACCACGACGTCTATGTCACCGACTGGGTCAACGCCCGCCAGGTGCCGATGCTGGAGGGGCGGTTCGACTTCTTCGACTACATCGACCACGTCCGGCTGATGCTGGCCGAGATCGGCGGCCGCGCCCACGTCGTCGGCGTGTGCCAGCCCGGCCCGCCCGTTCTGGCCGCCGGCGCGGTGATGGCCGAAGACGAGGACGAAAACCGTCCCCTGTCGATGACCTTCATGGGGTCGCCCATCGACGCGCGCCTGTCGCCGACCGTGACGAACCAGCTGGCCGAGGAAAAGCCCTTCACCTGGTTCAAGTCGAACATGATCCACACCGTGCCCCTGCCCTATGCCGGGTTTGGCCGGCGCGTCTATCCGGGCTTCGTCCAGCTCTACAGCTTCATGTCGATGAACGAGGATCGCCACCGCGACGCCCACTGGAACTACTTCAACAGCCTGATCGCCGGCGACGGCGACGGGGTGGAGAAGCACGAGGAATTCTACGACGAATATCTGTCGGTGCTGGACCTGACCGAAGAGTTCTACCTCCAGACCATCGACATCGTCTTCCAGCAGCATCTGCTGGCGCGCGGCCTGTTGGAACATCGCGGGCGCAAGGTCGATCTGTCCAGGATCACCGACATCGGCCTGATGACCGTCGAGGGCGAGAAGGACGACATCTCCGGCGTCGGCCAGACCCAGGCCGCGCACGGCCTGTGCCCCAATATCCCCGAGGATCGCCGCGTCCTCTACGTCCAGCCGGGCGTGGGCCATTACGGCGTGTTCAACGGCCGTCGCTTCCGTGACGAGATCTATCCCCGCGTGCGCGATTTCATCGCCCAGAACGAGGCCGCCGGTGGCGTACCGCAACGGTCAGCGGCTGCCGCTTGA
- a CDS encoding M48 family metallopeptidase: MAYRNGQRLPLDESGAGAGPVLRLSVNPRARRLSVRIDARAGEAVVIAPTERGLSQAVAFARSKAVWISERLAVRPKSRPLEPGQVISLRGRPVRLEAVPGAGAARLVGDGTIIRSGGEGEAYARRIENLLKREARDTLLERTDHHLRALGQGPVKMGIADTRSRWGSCSPHNRTIRYSWRVIMAPPPVIDYLAAHEVAHLVHADHSPAYWSVVERLVGDHKPWRKWLKDYGAALHAVGR; encoded by the coding sequence GTGGCGTACCGCAACGGTCAGCGGCTGCCGCTTGACGAAAGCGGGGCCGGCGCCGGTCCCGTTCTAAGACTGTCGGTCAATCCACGCGCGCGACGCCTGTCGGTGCGGATCGACGCGCGCGCCGGCGAGGCCGTGGTCATCGCCCCGACCGAGCGCGGCCTGAGCCAGGCCGTCGCCTTCGCCCGATCCAAGGCCGTCTGGATCAGCGAACGCCTGGCCGTCCGCCCCAAGAGCCGCCCCCTGGAACCGGGCCAGGTCATCTCCCTGCGCGGGCGCCCCGTGCGGCTTGAGGCTGTGCCCGGCGCGGGCGCCGCGCGCCTGGTCGGGGACGGGACGATCATTCGCTCGGGCGGCGAAGGCGAGGCCTATGCCCGCCGCATCGAGAACCTGTTGAAGCGCGAGGCGCGAGACACCCTTCTGGAACGCACCGACCACCATCTGCGCGCGTTGGGCCAGGGCCCGGTGAAGATGGGCATCGCCGACACCCGGTCGCGCTGGGGCTCGTGCAGCCCGCACAACCGCACCATCCGCTACTCCTGGCGCGTCATCATGGCCCCGCCCCCGGTCATCGACTACCTCGCCGCCCACGAGGTCGCCCATCTGGTCCATGCCGACCACAGCCCGGCCTATTGGTCCGTCGTCGAACGGCTGGTCGGAGATCACAAGCCTTGGCGCAAATGGCTGAAGGATTACGGCGCCGCCCTTCACGCCGTGGGGCGCTAG
- a CDS encoding lysozyme inhibitor LprI family protein, giving the protein MKTMLTLSIALGLAVTAASSASAQSQATMNANAAQELQRADRALNSQYTATMGRLSPASRTLLRTAQRTWISFRDQQCRFEASGVQGGSAYPMVHSTCLARLTTDRTRQLRTLSQCQEGDLSCPR; this is encoded by the coding sequence ATGAAAACGATGCTCACCCTTTCAATCGCGCTCGGCCTCGCCGTCACCGCCGCCTCGTCCGCCAGCGCCCAGTCTCAGGCCACGATGAACGCCAACGCCGCGCAGGAACTGCAGCGCGCCGATCGGGCGCTGAACAGCCAATACACGGCGACGATGGGACGGCTGTCGCCCGCAAGCCGCACCCTGTTGCGCACCGCCCAACGCACCTGGATCAGCTTCCGCGATCAGCAATGCCGGTTCGAAGCCTCCGGCGTTCAGGGCGGTTCCGCCTATCCGATGGTGCATTCGACCTGCCTCGCGCGCCTGACGACCGATCGGACACGCCAGTTGCGGACCCTCAGCCAATGTCAGGAAGGCGACCTGTCCTGCCCTCGCTGA
- a CDS encoding transglycosylase domain-containing protein, producing the protein MAGPVNAGGPQAQGKPRRSALGRLFYWSAVLAVWGLIFLVVFFAVFARGLPDTSSLYQVDRQPSITYLDRNGALIATRGTQMAPPADLDALPDYVPAAFIAIEDRRFYRHPGFDPIGMMRAMATNVRAGRVVQGGSTLTQQLAKNLFLTPDQNLRRKVQELMLAVWLEMKFSKKEILALYLNRVYFGAGAYGIEAASQRYFDKSAKNLTVGEAALLAGLLKAPSRYSPVSESERAAARATVVLNEMEEAGVITAAQREQAVTQPVIVSRTLATQHAQYFIDWLDKSIRSLVGEPTEDMVVETTLDLTLQTAAERSVRRILDRDAGKGVQQAALVALDGDGRVRAMIGGSSYADSQFNRAVDAKRQAGSAFKPFVYLAAVEAGYTPQTPVVDQPITIGNWSPRNYSGTFSGNMTLAQAVAQSTNTVAAYVADQVGRDSVARAARRLGIESRIGLEPAMALGAVEVSPIEMATAYDAFANGGRRVDAYGISRIRTPQGRVIYQRQSGQSGQAINNPSLYYMNQMLRGVVTSGSGRSAAISGRDLAGKTGTTSDYKDAWFVGYTGGFVTAVWVGKDDNTAMRGVTGGSSPAAIWKGFMEAALPRLNAPAIPNGPPMPEGWMAPDPVGDLMSGLDQNGLPLEPVDPLAGEPYVPDEQAPMQPPSPQPMGPASPKGGYRDAPNPQQPEGRPAPERKGDALFF; encoded by the coding sequence ATGGCGGGACCGGTGAATGCGGGCGGACCACAGGCGCAGGGCAAGCCCCGCCGGTCGGCCCTGGGACGGTTGTTCTACTGGAGCGCCGTGCTGGCGGTCTGGGGGCTGATCTTCCTGGTCGTCTTCTTCGCCGTCTTCGCGCGCGGCCTGCCGGACACCTCCAGCCTGTATCAGGTCGATCGCCAGCCCTCGATCACCTATCTGGATCGCAATGGGGCGTTGATCGCGACGCGGGGCACCCAGATGGCGCCGCCCGCCGATCTGGACGCCTTGCCGGACTATGTGCCGGCCGCCTTCATCGCCATCGAGGACCGGCGCTTCTACCGCCACCCCGGTTTCGATCCCATCGGCATGATGCGGGCGATGGCGACCAACGTGCGCGCCGGACGGGTGGTGCAGGGCGGTTCGACCCTGACCCAGCAGCTGGCCAAGAACCTGTTCCTGACGCCCGACCAGAACCTGCGCCGCAAGGTGCAGGAGCTGATGCTGGCGGTCTGGCTGGAGATGAAATTCTCCAAGAAGGAGATCTTGGCCCTTTATCTGAACCGGGTCTATTTCGGCGCCGGCGCCTATGGGATCGAGGCGGCGTCGCAGCGCTATTTCGACAAGTCGGCCAAGAACCTGACGGTCGGCGAGGCCGCGCTGCTGGCTGGCCTGCTGAAGGCGCCGTCGCGCTATTCGCCGGTGTCCGAGAGCGAACGCGCCGCCGCCCGCGCCACCGTCGTGCTGAACGAGATGGAAGAGGCCGGCGTCATCACCGCCGCCCAGCGTGAACAGGCCGTGACCCAGCCGGTCATCGTCTCGCGGACGCTCGCGACCCAGCACGCCCAGTATTTCATCGACTGGCTGGACAAGTCGATCCGCAGCCTGGTCGGCGAACCGACCGAGGACATGGTGGTCGAGACCACGCTGGACCTGACGCTGCAGACGGCGGCCGAGCGGTCGGTGCGTCGCATTCTGGACCGCGACGCCGGCAAGGGCGTGCAGCAGGCGGCCCTGGTCGCGCTGGACGGCGACGGCCGGGTGCGCGCCATGATCGGCGGCTCCTCCTATGCCGACAGCCAGTTCAACCGCGCCGTCGACGCCAAGCGCCAGGCGGGTTCGGCCTTCAAGCCCTTCGTCTATCTGGCGGCGGTCGAGGCCGGCTATACGCCCCAGACCCCGGTGGTCGATCAGCCGATCACCATCGGCAACTGGTCGCCCCGCAACTATTCCGGGACCTTCAGCGGAAACATGACCCTGGCTCAGGCCGTGGCCCAGTCGACCAATACGGTGGCGGCCTATGTCGCCGATCAGGTCGGGCGCGACAGCGTGGCGCGCGCCGCGCGGCGTCTGGGCATCGAAAGCCGCATCGGTCTGGAGCCGGCGATGGCGCTGGGCGCGGTCGAGGTCTCGCCGATCGAGATGGCCACCGCCTATGACGCCTTCGCCAACGGCGGGCGCCGCGTCGACGCCTATGGCATCAGCCGCATCCGCACGCCCCAGGGCCGCGTCATCTATCAGCGCCAGTCGGGCCAGAGCGGTCAGGCGATCAACAATCCGTCGCTGTACTACATGAACCAGATGCTGCGGGGCGTCGTGACCAGCGGCTCGGGCCGGTCGGCGGCGATCTCGGGCCGCGACCTGGCGGGCAAGACCGGCACGACCTCGGACTACAAGGACGCCTGGTTCGTCGGCTATACCGGCGGCTTCGTCACCGCCGTCTGGGTCGGCAAGGACGACAACACCGCCATGCGCGGCGTGACCGGCGGCTCGTCGCCGGCCGCCATCTGGAAGGGCTTCATGGAGGCGGCCCTGCCGCGCCTGAACGCCCCCGCCATCCCCAACGGCCCGCCCATGCCGGAGGGCTGGATGGCGCCCGATCCGGTCGGCGATCTGATGAGCGGCCTGGACCAGAACGGCCTGCCCCTCGAACCCGTCGATCCCCTGGCCGGCGAACCCTATGTCCCGGATGAGCAGGCGCCGATGCAGCCGCCGTCGCCGCAGCCGATGGGGCCCGCGTCGCCCAAGGGCGGTTATCGCGATGCGCCGAACCCGCAGCAGCCCGAAGGCCGTCCGGCGCCGGAGCGCAAGGGCGACGCCCTGTTCTTCTGA
- a CDS encoding alpha/beta fold hydrolase translates to MTIASILNRAVGAAAAAAFIAVAPAAFAQDGHGAHADTGHAHGHQHADFQSDRIHVRVDGDAGGRDIILIPGLSSSPEVWQGTVDHLGAGWRVHRIHVQGFAGAPAEGNAQGATPSPVAAPVAEEIARYIREKGLTKPVVVGHSMGGTIGMMLAARHPDAVGKLMVVDMIPFMGAMFAAPGASAESVTPVADQIWAAQANSPREAYVAQATASINGMINTESRRAEALEDMRKSDQKVSAAAFRELITTDLRPELSKITAPTEVVYVKFNDPRMTPQITDSIYRMSFANLKDAQLKRIDDSAHFIMFDQPQAFYADLDAFLAK, encoded by the coding sequence ATGACCATCGCATCCATTCTGAACCGCGCCGTCGGCGCCGCAGCGGCCGCCGCCTTTATCGCTGTGGCTCCAGCGGCCTTCGCGCAGGACGGGCACGGCGCCCATGCCGACACGGGTCACGCTCATGGCCACCAGCACGCCGACTTTCAGTCCGACCGCATCCACGTCCGCGTCGACGGCGACGCCGGCGGGCGTGACATCATCCTTATCCCGGGCCTCAGCTCGTCGCCGGAGGTCTGGCAAGGGACGGTGGATCATCTGGGCGCCGGCTGGCGCGTACATCGCATACATGTCCAGGGCTTCGCCGGCGCGCCGGCCGAGGGCAATGCGCAGGGCGCGACCCCGTCGCCGGTCGCCGCGCCGGTCGCCGAAGAGATCGCCCGCTATATCCGTGAAAAGGGGCTGACCAAGCCGGTCGTTGTCGGCCATTCGATGGGCGGGACCATCGGCATGATGCTGGCCGCGCGCCATCCCGATGCGGTCGGCAAGCTGATGGTCGTGGACATGATCCCCTTCATGGGCGCGATGTTCGCCGCGCCCGGCGCCTCGGCCGAAAGCGTGACGCCGGTCGCGGACCAGATCTGGGCCGCCCAGGCCAACAGCCCGCGCGAGGCCTATGTCGCCCAGGCGACCGCCAGCATCAACGGCATGATCAACACCGAAAGCCGCCGCGCCGAGGCGTTGGAAGACATGCGCAAAAGCGACCAGAAGGTCTCGGCCGCAGCCTTCCGCGAGCTGATCACGACGGACCTGCGTCCCGAACTGTCCAAGATCACCGCCCCGACTGAGGTTGTGTACGTCAAGTTCAACGATCCGCGCATGACGCCCCAGATCACCGACAGCATCTATCGGATGTCGTTCGCCAATCTGAAGGACGCCCAGCTGAAGCGGATCGACGACAGCGCCCACTTCATCATGTTCGACCAGCCCCAGGCCTTCTACGCCGACCTGGACGCCTTCCTGGCGAAGTAG